In Pecten maximus chromosome 10, xPecMax1.1, whole genome shotgun sequence, one genomic interval encodes:
- the LOC117335721 gene encoding uncharacterized protein LOC117335721: protein MDTPASHGVETPVLGLANSNQGYSTAIHLQDNYLLHGPMDQSYSQAIPSRMAEETRTGQLGQHTEEEALWSGNVGQHPSDEVMRNGNAVPRHGDESLMVGNIMNMTQRGSDEGMRTSTLGPRSGEEGIRVSNIGLHTSCDDSMRVEGHGGRRQAIHSPRHGNMLLSGHPVAQRNNPMHFYMEDGNGSISSSISQQNPTGLPSHSDINSIPTGSKGATLMPSSHDNMVSANVARGGSLPQQTPDLAHRIPQGGSNSEGVEVERGDDGSFKSAAKDYTERNLPRELMGKMFGLLKEGMFCDAVILAGNKEIRVHKMVLIAASPFLLSKLSKTTPSTSLRVELPMGIPLQVASQLVHYLYDGKITLTTDNVSQFARVANLFKLEHLYNICEDFIDCFNLDESLLNVMEEDISVSATEPRMSPVILKKRHLKLSAEENMAETEVAEVTDNTENTESNIVSQQKATPSLPQPKHVCTKGKITNKKTPKKSVTVKQEVVGMPSPIETPIHKVSHLYGTRAASAAKVFKQTTEVDESGAATVYQGKQGLYQAEETEVTIPHKEGGDGSPTKLPSPGKHADIVSKVMEVEMKDIGKDENEDDEETSDDSNEDYQENGTPGKFKQLKQASKNLKKLQSRKGRQKKAPVPPAPKQDMPLRPPPKKRAKEFAKSEEDKILQDIESKLDLSVLDMSASVTTELTGKKKTVSKKIKKKRKKQSFGTLLRTVVTSAIAELDRNAEHIPESERQFKCKLCGNEFVFPKRSITHLINTHEIPPDDVLSYITIRKFEKSPRVCDICGYETKEPNFYYIHYHKYFRHGIPLPKGWKPFTCDICGKECFTKFQLKDHKLIHREQTPFICEKCGQGFKSRTCLNSHVFHRHNSIRKHDCTDCEKSFKTKTQLMVHHRIHTGEKPFHCPDCDYKSTTRGNMRLHLTNKHKYDSQDIKCMMYQIKTLSKAYEMQSLPQELIANAHLQTEESDLLNVADKNQMRPIEDHVGMHLPTNVVDNEVTKPSQQTPREDTFSNLSNILVTNQQGQTSQLIYTDENLTNRHIILQSYNGQQIVAGELPQGQATGGVEGQDAAQATQIPVLLQPVQGSEHLAGHFLVQTHHGGQSTVQLVSTTDGHITQDPRAQEAHILVQDSQGIIQEASISSDQVLITDQEQLNLSSNRRQSHEQIMYLERPANEMVQQDQIIMATDKNITVNETSGNSTTELQNVSPRLMIDGSQQVHIQIHSGTAVAMETDSHGQVQERQVRIQDPQGLLVGERPQVTLVHRALGIQDRGKDTAQQKHEGQISVAATLESYQQVSLPVTSEIPLSTYVVNSHNTGTSIESQGQLVQSPPNSHGLPTSQAQGLPDSPTPQSSQGYSDNTLYQYYHQQFNNF, encoded by the exons ATGGACACTCCTGCTAGCCATGGGGTGGAGACCCCAGTGCTGGGTCTAGCAAACTCTAATCAAGGGTACAGCACTGCAATACACCTCCAGGATAACTACTTGCTTCACGGACCGATGGACCAGTCCTATTCGCAGGCCATCCCAAGTCGAATGGCCGAAGAGACCAGAACAGGACAATTGGGGCAACATACTGAAGAGGAGGCCCTATGGTCTGGCAATGTCGGGCAGCACCCCAGTGACGAAGTTATGAGAAATGGTAATGCTGTGCCGCGACATGGTGATGAAAGTCTAATGGTGGGAAATATAATGAATATGACTCAGCGTGGAAGTGATGAAGGAATGCGGACAAGTACTTTGGGACCTCGATCAGGTGAAGAAGGCATTCGAGTTAGTAATATTGGACTTCACACTTCATGTGATGACAGTATGAGAGTGGAAGGGCACGGTGGACGGCGACAGGCTATTCACTCACCGAGGCATGGAAATATGTTATTGTCAGGCCATCCAGTAGCACAGCGTAATAACCCAATGCACTTCTACATGGAAGATGGAAACGGATCCATAAGTAGTTCTATCTCACAGCAGAACCCAACTGGTCTTCCCTCTCACAGTGATATAAACAGTATTCCTACTGGTTCTAAGGGTGCCACTCTGATGCCAAGTTCCCATGACAACATGGTCAGTGCAAATGTAGCCAGAGGGGGCTCCTTACCCCAACAAACACCAGATCTGGCTCACCGCATCCCCCAGGGAGGAAGCAACTCGGAAGGTGTCGAGGTTGAGCGAGGGGATGATGGAAGTTTTAAATCAGCAGCCAAGGACTACACAGAGAGAAACTTGCCACGGGAACTCATGGGAAAGATGTTTGGTCTTCTGAAGGAGGGAATGTTCTGTGACGCAGTTATCTTGGCTGGTAATAAGGAAATTAGG GTACACAAGATGGTGCTTATTGCAGCAAGTCCATTTCTGTTGTCCAAGTTGTCTAAAACAACACCCAGTACATCTCTGCGCGTTGAGCTTCCAATGGGTATTCCCCTACAGGTAGCTTCACAGCTTGTCCACTATCTGTATGATGGCAAGATCACCTTGACAACCGACAATGTGTCACAATTTGCACGAGTGGCCAATCTGTTCAAGTTGGAGCACTTGTATAACATTTGCGAGGATTTCATTGACTGCTTCAATCTCGATGAGTCCTTGCTGAATGTTATGGAGGAAGACATCAGTGTATCTGCCACTGAGCCGAGGATGTCACCAGTCATTCTGAAAAAGCGACATCTCAAGCTCAGTGCAGAGGAAAATATGGCAGAAACAGAGGTCGCAGAGGTCACAGATAACACAGAAAATACTGAAAGTAATATAGTTTCTCAACAGAAAGCTACACCATCACTCCCACAACCAAAACATGTGTGTACCAAggggaaaatcacaaataaaaaaacaccTAAAAAGTCTGTGACAGTAAAACAGGAGGTGGTGGGGATGCCATCTCCTATAGAGACACCAATCCATAAAGTATCGCATCTCTACGGCACTCGAGCAGCATCGGCTGCAAAGGTGTTCAAACAGACAACAGAGGTGGACGAAAGTGGTGCAGCCACTGTATATCAAGGGAAACAGGGGTTGTATCAAGCTGAGGAGACTGAGGTGACAATACCTCACAAAGAGGGAGGGGACGGGTCACCTACCAAGCTTCCCAGCCCTGGTAAGCACGCAGATATAGTCAGCAAGGTGATGGAGGTGGAAATGAAAGATATCGGAAAAGATGAGAATGAGGATGATGAGGAAACGTCGGATGACAGCAATGAGGATTACCAGGAGAATGGTACTCCTGGAAAGTTCAAACAACTAAAGCAAGCATCAAAGAACCTTAAGAAATTGCAGTCGAGGAAAGGAAGACAAAA GAAAGCACCAGTTCCTCCAGCACCCAAACAAGATATGCCTCTGAGACCGCCCCCAAAGAAACGAGCAAAGGAGTTTGCCAAATCTGAGGAGGACAAGATCCTTCAAGACATTGAAAGTAAATTAGACTTGTCAGTTTTAGACATGTCAGCATCAGTAACGACAGAATTAACTGGGAAAAAGAAAACTGTGTCtaaaaagataaagaaaaagCGGAAAAAGCAATCATTTGGTACACTTCTCAGGACTGTTGTTACAAGTGCCATAGCAGAGCTTGATAGAAATGCAGAACATATCCCAGAAAGTGAACGgcaatttaaatgtaaactctGCGGCAATGAATTTGTATTTCCAAAACGAAGTATCACTCATTTGATAAATACACATGAGATCCCCCCGGATGATGTGCTGAGCTATATAACAATAcgtaaatttgaaaaatctcCAAGAGTTTGTGACATTTGTGGCTACGAGACCAAAGAGCCAAACTTTTATTATATCCATTATCATAAGTACTTTCGGCATGGCATTCCGTTACCCAAAGGATGGAAACCATTTACATGTGACATTTGTGGAAAAGAATGCTTTACTAAGTTCCAGCTAAAAGACCACAAGCTTATACATCGTGAACAAACGCCATTTATTTGTGAGAAGTGTGGACAGGGTTTTAAGAGCAGGACATGTCTCAATAGTCATGTTTTTCATCGCCACAATTCCATAAGGAAACACGACTGTACCGATTGTGAAAAGTCCTTCAAGACAAAAACACAGCTAATGGTACATCATCGCATACACACTGGAGAAAAACCCTTCCACTGTCCCGACTGCGACTACAAGAGCACGACACGCGGGAACATGCGACTCCATCTAACCAACAAACACAAATACGATTCACAAGATATTAAGTGCATGATGTATCAGATCAAGACGCTCAGTAAAGCATATGAAATGCAATCTCTTCCCCAGGAGCTAATTGCTAATGCTCATCTTCAGACAGAAGAGTCGGACTTGCTCAACGTTGCAGACAAGAACCAGATGAGGCCAATAGAGGATCATGTGGGGATGCATCTGCCCACAAATGTAGTTGATAATGAGGTTACCAAGCCCTCGCAGCAAACACCACGTGAGGATACATTCTCAAACCTGAGTAACATCCTTGTAACCAATCAACAGGGCCAAACTAGTCAGCTGATATACACAGACGAAAACCTGACTAATCGACACATCATACTACAGTCGTATAATGGTCAGCAAATCGTGGCAGGAGAGTTACCGCAAGGTCAGGCAACAGGTGGAGTGGAAGGACAAGATGCTGCCCAGGCAACACAGATTCCAGTGTTGCTACAGCCAGTACAAGGTAGTGAGCACCTGGCAGGACATTTTCTGGTACAGACACACCATGGCGGACAAAGCACTGTACAGCTGGTAAGTACAACAGACGGGCACATCACACAAGATCCGCGGGCTCAGGAGGCTCACATACTGGTACAGGATTCCCAGGGCATCATCCAGGAAGCCAGTATTAGTAGTGATCAGGTCCTCATCACAGATCAAGAACAGCTCAACCTTTCTTCTAACAGACGTCAAAGTCATGAACAGATCATGTACCTGGAGCGACCAGCCAATGAGATGGTACAACAGGATCAGATCATCATGGCAACAGACAAGAATATTACCGTGAATGAAACCTCCGGAAATTCTACCACAGAGCTGCAAAATGTGTCTCCGCGGCTTATGATTGATGGAAGTCAACAAGTTCACATTCAGATTCACTCAGGAACAGCTGTCGCCATGGAAACTGATTCCCATGGACAAGTTCAAGAGAGACAGGTACGCATCCAGGATCCCCAGGGCCTGTTGGTAGGAGAAAGGCCCCAGGTTACACTTGTCCATCGGGCTCTTGGCATACAGGACAGGGGCAAGGACACAGCACAGCAAAAACATGAAGGCCAGATCTCTGTGGCAGCCACACTTGAATCGTATCAACAGGTTTCTTTGCCTGTCACTTCTGAAATTCCATTGTCAACATATGTGGTGAACTCCCACAATACCGGAACCAGTATTGAGTCTCAGGGTCAATTAGTACAGAGTCCTCCGAACAGCCACGGGTTACCCACGTCCCAGGCCCAGGGGCTGCCTGATTCCCCAACTCCTCAGTCCTCCCAGGGCTACAGTGACAACACACTGTACCAATATTATCACCAACAGTTCAACAACTTCTGA